The Pecten maximus chromosome 10, xPecMax1.1, whole genome shotgun sequence region gatgatgaaaatatgacacatgtagtgttacaaggaggaccatacaccggacagatacggacatacattctatatttcaattgtagcggtatatatcgtggctcggggtacggtggtatgctggttgtactgctggcactaccccggttcaatgtgtgggtgtgtgtctggttgttctgttgtcactaccccgattcggtattcggtgatatgtttggttgttctgttgtcactaccccagttcagtgtttggtgatatatctggttattttttgttgtcacttgcgcggttccgtgttctgtgtctgtgtttcgactcttttatctaaataatggctccactcctaatttttttctcgttcggcctttttttcttcattttttacaaaaagaccagaaataaGGGGGTTGAGGAGATAAcactttattctatatcttatttgtttatatttctgagtagcacgatttctatacttggctattaaccaaaagccattactttaaattaaaagcttatcaagatattaaaatttacatttcaaaattaactcaattttaatgtggttttctcttaagaatttcatatccggtaccaatagaataatcaacctaccagcctaagacttgcagtcaggcactgcatattttaatagcatatcctatggttctatcctgttccagaaaagttatctttgaaaaatgtgaaagatgctatagggaacaaccaaccaattgaaaaaatatatttttgaaacagcccctgtgtatagaacgttgagccaaggataaaatgtctggcagccactgattggccagtatgttatgaagtgagaaaatagatatgtagcctgataggtaactatcaataagaaatgttgatattaatttcttaagtccgattgtttttttccccaaaagttcacgtaataatagtaaacaggtatacatttaagatttttgagaatttttactgcgaaattcacctattttcaaaatggctaccctggagaaaatttgagctgaaggacccaacttttttttttgattaggtgttatatcagaccctaaacttttgttataaaccataatcgtcatattcaattcaaaaatttgaatgaaataatccaaaacgttaacactaaggtctatgggaaaacaattggttggtaggtctcttaacacgaacataccgcagcctcccaaaacacacggATATCGCAAACAAGGGaggccgttcttaaatgaccaaACTTTGGTAGTTTAAGGACGGCCTTTACTGTGTGAGAGATGCATGCctgtgtttttggaggctgcgatATCTGCGTGTTTGTTTCCTTGTAATAGCTGATTGACGTACTGCTTAATGCATCCAGCCAGTGATTATTTTACCCCAGTTAAAGTGCCGACTTTCGGTACTTTCCACTCGTGGATTTTTGTCCAATCTGACCCTTTTTTCCCCAATTGGCTTGTAAAATAGTTCAatgaaagattaaaaaaaataccttaaaTGTCCGTGTTTTAAGGCCATCGGaagcaataaaatatttcagattgaTTCATAGCGTGTTTGTTTATAATCTGTCGCTTCCACACGAATACACGCTTTCATACATCTCGGTCGAGGTTTTTAGTTAGTCGATAATCGCGGTCACCAAAACGCTTCAAATACTACTACTACGTAAATACCAAGCTTCTCTAAGACCAAGACCACCGCAACGAGTCAAGGTCACCGAGACAAAATGTCTCACAACTCTTAAGTATTACAcgaagaaaatttaaaaaaaaaaacgtgacTCGGAAGGCCTATTGCCAATTGACCAGCTCTTTAAACGGCAGAAACTGTCTAGCACGGTATGTGAACCTAGTCCTAACGTTACAGTTACTAGTGAGAGTGATACTGATGTTTTGTTAAGAGACTGATCATGATGAGTCTGTCGCGATCGGCGTGAGTGCTTCCTGAGTTACTTCTGACGACTTGCAAAACATTGAAGATAAATTTGAAACGTCCAACAATTACATAAAGCCAGTGCCTGAGGAACCCGAACTTGCCGAATATCGTCATGACGAGTCACAGTCAATGAAAGTACACCTAGAAGCCAGTGATAAACGGACACAGGTTCGTTTGAAATATGAATCTCTGTATGACTGGCTGTACTACAGCTCAGCTAAATCTGTCTACctatgtaaatattgtgagCTTTTTGGAATTAAATCATGTGGTGTAACAAGCCCATTTATGAGCGGGGGTACAAAGTCGCTAGGAACCCACCCTACTCGTATGTTGACAAGTCATAGAGACTCTGCTCCACAAACTTTCGGTTGAAATATACGTTAATGCAACTTCTAACATAAACGTATACAATCCGGTATGCCAACAGAATGAAAGAACAAAGTTAAATGATTCTCAGACCTTGAGGAATGCactcaaaaaaatatttgaatgtaTTGACTTTATCATACAGCAGCATTGGGCGGCCTCAGAAAACACAGAACAGTTTGTACGATTTGTCGCCAAACTTGGTGTACCAGAACTTCAGAAACACTTAGAAAGTAGTGCCACACATTATCTGTCATCCACTTCAATCACCCAGATGATTGGCTGCCTGTCCTCCCATCTAGAAAAAAGGTACTTGATCAGCTTGCCAGTGGAGACAAGCCATATTCAATTCTCCTCGATGAAAGCAGTGATGTGGCCCACAGCAGTCAAATTTGTGTGATGGCGAAGTTTGCCATGGATACAGGTGTGGTTATGAGATTCCTGGGCTTTGCCCAACTCCAGAAGGGTACATCAGCACACATAATGGAAGTACTTCAACAATTTTTGGACGCAAAGGGAGTTGAGTTCGACCAAATGCGTTTCATCGCCCTGGATGGACGCAACACTATGAGTGGTGTACAGACAGGTAATTATCCTCAAACCTATGATAGCATATACtatatttatcaaatgtataatatacaaaattacACCTATTCACCAGTTAATAATTTGGATCAAGTTCATCAActtacataaaacatttaagCACAGATTTGAAATACACATATCATGCTTTAAGTAAAGGTTTaacaattttattaataatGAAAATTTACTCAATTATAGGTCTTCAAAGAAGAGTGAGGCACCAAAACCCGTTTGTGGTGTATGTGAACTGTCGCAACCACAGGTTGGCACTGTGTATGGCACACCTTATCAAGAGATTTCCTCTTCTACAAGATGTTGATGGAGTTTTGATTTCGCTTTggaaaatgtttgaattttctCCGCAAAAGATGGCAGTTTTTAAACACATCCAGGTAATGAATTATGTGCTAACGTTCTATGACCTAGGCTATTTGTTTCAGATTTAATGCTACTTCAAAAAATAGCTTAAGTCAGTTTTACAGAAGTGAAATTATACTTAATTTCATACTgttaatacaatatgtattatcAATAGTACAAATGTCTTTTAATTATGATggaattaaataattaaacaatgtTTTAAGTCCAAGACAAGTCAATAACACTGAAACTTTTCCTAATCTTGATTGATTTAATAATTTAGATTGATGAAAGATCAGATCTTGGCTCAACCTCCGTTCAAAATGCTACCTATAAACCAATAAATTCAAACTATAAATTTCAGGCTGTCTATGGGAAGACTCCGATGGCTATAACACGTGCTGCTGCAACAAGATGGTTGTCACATCTCCAGGCCTCATCAAGGTTTATATCAAGGTaatgtcaatatcaaaataagacACAATCACTGAATCTAAATTGACTTCATTTACTTTCAATTGGGAAATAGTATGATTTCATTATGATTTGAGAAACGAATTtgacaaaacacaaacaaattatGCAgcatgatataaaatatataatgcaCGGTTACTGTACAAGAAAAATCTTAAACAAAATGTACTTTATCTTCTTCAGATATACCTGTATTCTTGATACCTTGGACAGTTTGTATGAGGAAAGGAGAGAGCCTGATATCATGGGTGTACGCCAGTCTGTAACTATCAAGTCTGTTGTTGCAACCATTCTTCTTCTCACAGATATCTTAAAACCTGTGAACCTGCTTAGCCTGTACTTACAGGAGGAACATATCCGATTTACCATGCTTCCATCCTATGTCAAGAACACAACTGATCATCTGCATTCACTCAAAGATACCTACCAACAACATATTGAAGGAAACAATCTGTCTGAAATGGATGCAGAGTTCTCAAAGATATCAGATTTGTTCAGCGAAATTGACGATCGGACTACCCTGGCCATGCGTCGTCGCGGAAATCGAGGTCAAAACTTGACTGGGGAAGACTTCCTACGAGAAAAAGGTAATGGGGACATGTGCCGATATAGTCTTAAGTATTGATTTTCAAGTGAAGTTCTTTCCTTGATAAATTAATACTCTTTAGATGAGGTTTGGCAGtgtaacatttcaatatttacaCTGAAGTCAAGGTAAAGTACAAAACAGTAGCAACTTTGACTGTACTAACAATAATATTCCAAACATAATACAGTACAAATGGCATGGGTATATACTTGTTTTCCTCTTGACTGAGTGACAGTAcacaaattatttattgttacaatactttggtttggtttggtttattttgtttaacgtcctattaacatctaaggtcatttaaggacggcctcccgtgcgtgcgatatgtatgcgtgtagcgagtgcgtatgtgtgttttgggaggctgcggtatgttcgtgttaactctccttgtgataggccggatcttttgttacaatacacatttatttatgatttattttattacttTCAGGGATACCTCTTGTATATGATCTCATTAATGAGATTGAAGATGCCTTCAACACTGGAATGCCAGTACTTGGTTACTTTGGATTTTTTGATCCCCAGAACCTGCCAGAGTCAATGACAGATATTGAGGAATATGGCAAAGTATGTTTGAATTTTCCTATTTAACATAGATTAGTGAACATTTATGTTGATCAACCAgtacttttttatttgaataataattattaaaGCCTTTGTTCAGAAACTTCTTTTGAATTAGTACAATAACATATATCCAGTAATCACTAAAATAAGTCTAGTATTAAAACAACCGCAACAACATGTttctaaatttatttttcttatttcaagCAATAGATATGTTTATGAATTTTATGTCCAAGTCATAATTATTCTGATGTACTTTAGACAGCTATAACTGGGTTGGCAGACTACTATGGTCAAGACTATAAGActcatatgtggtcatgtaggatagggacacatatgattgagtatttttctctcattccccaacctaaaatatgcaaaaataggcactatctgtcgatagctttctcagatagacgccatttttctcaatccaaactttgtttctactgcatataataaaaaaagaacagcgccaatcgatttaccataccccatatatgcaaacgacgtttgctgttctaaaaacgaaggaaaccattcatttccacagtctaacgttgtttcagcagccctgtcattgcaagcgaagccaaatcacttgatgtcggccaagctagtgtgtcctttcgcgtgaaaatatagttccatgttttattaataaaaaacaataaaagaacgtggtttttttttacataatttatatcatgaataaaaaatattattatctgattacatatcttaattcaatgtattgttgaaatgttaAACTCATGGAGtatagatagatctactttcggttcggcgacctacttttgtatcattgcgcgcgcgtggctatcctacaccggaagcgaggtaatacacacacagcaagcatgggtgtatttacctggacagaccagtatgataccggtagggatgagagaaaAGACTGATACCTTTCAGGGCCACACTGTCAGCAAACATGCACTTTTCAACAAAGATGTGTTGCTGACTGAGCTAAGGAATATTAAAGATCAGTTGTTCCTGATGAGGTATATTATCTTGTTATTTGTTCTAGTTTGAATTGTTCATTAattagttatttttcatttgactGTTCTGTTATCCCTGTTACATATTTACTTTTTCAAGTTCATTATGACCAGTCACCTTGTTTTAAAACTTGGACCCAGTTGAATAGAGAAGTATTTAGTAAAGATCAAGgaatcaatatttcattgtttggtatttCTTCTGGAATTACAACAGTAAAGTTGTCAATCTAACTAATTTCTACTTTCacatttattagctcacctggtccgaggaccaaggtgagcttatgccataccgtggcgtctgtcgtccgtccgtccgtcaacaattgacttatttgacttcttcttcataaccgctgatcggaatttgaacaaatttggtcagaagcacccctatgggtaggggactcaaaattgtacaaatgatagggctgaccccctgggggcctctggggcggggccaaaaggggtcaatttggccctatttatataaacgacttcttctctgaaatcaagcaatggctatcgctcatatttgcctggtagcatcactatggggtggggattcaaaattgtacaaatgatggggctgaccccccagggacctgaggggcggggccgaatgtggtcaatccggctatattcatataaacgacttcttctctgaaaccaagcaatagctatcgctcatatttgtctggtagcatcactatggggtggggattcaaaattgtacaaatgatggggctgaccccccaggggcctaaggggcggggccgaatgtggtcagtcgggctatattcatataattgacttcttctcctgaacaaagcaatggatatctctcatattttactggtagcatcaccttggggtaggaattaatttgaaattgtacaaatgacgggaccgacccccctgggggctgaggggcgggtcCAAAAGGGGTAagtttgcagaattgatataaacgacttctcctctaaaactaagcaatggatatcgctcatattttactggtagcatccctatggggtggggattaaaaattgtacaaatggtggggctgaccccccaggggtctgaggggcggggccaaaattggtcaatttgtttaaacaacttctctgaaactaagcaatggatatcactcagATTTGTGTGGTAGGATCCCTATGGGGTAgcaccaaaagtcaatttcatttcatggattaatgcacttttggcatttttagtattaaaataaaaccgaTGTACATGttcccatataaaatgcttatgatatatattgacatagcaataccagcaacaaatatacttaagcatcattcttgtttcatatctcatgaaaccaggtgagcgatacaggccctctgggcctcttgtttcttatTTAAagtatttgttatttgaataatgtatattttgtaaattcCATTTATTTGCTTGCAGGGTTTTCATTGCAtgagtgtactacagtgttactGTTCTCAGTGTTACTGTTCTGTTTAGATAAAACTGCACGAGTGTTGGTTTATGAGTTTGTGAGGTAAGTCATTCTACTACATCATTATTATCAGATGTCCGAGTCCAACTGTTACTCAAGATTACTACTCAGATTACTGGTATAATGTTGTTaatgatgtttgtttttttataagaaaactgtttaatgatatataatttacatgatTACATATGAGAACTATTAAGGAAAGAAGTCCAAAATGTTATCTGAACTTAAAGTCATAATACATCaatgataaaattatatcaCATTTTTATCTATAATGCAAGTAGTTGACACTTGAAATTCATTAAATCAGTTTGCAACTCAGTCAATTAATTTAGTAATTATCAATTAGTGTTGAATTGTTTGCTTTattgatttgttaaaataaataacattgctttattattatttcttgcAGAGGAAATGGTCACACTTCCATTGATAGTATCTACAAGGTGTTCAAGGGAGATCAGGTCCTGTCTGGCTGCTTCCCTTGTGTGTTCAAGCTACTGGAGATGGCATGTTTAATACAAAGTTCCACTGCAGTAGTGGAGAGGAGTTTTTCTCTTATGGGAAACATCTTAACAAAGAAGAGAAATCGCCTGACACAGGGACACCTCCGATATAGTGAGAATCTGCCATCATCATCAACTTGAGCAACCTCTCACCGATGCAGATTTAAAGGAGATAGTCAATCTGTTTAGAGGCATGGGCAACCGCCGTGAACAGTTTTAGAAGGAACTTTTGTCTTTCAGTTACTGTGACAGACAGTATACTTTTCAATAAAAATCTTTATCATGAAttcgtttgtttatttattatattagcACACAAATACAATAACTGTCTGATGGTATGCTCTAGTAACTTAGCATATTATGGTAGGTTCATCGTCGTAAAATTcccaatttgaactttttgcGCAGCAAAATTCCCAATGAAAAAGGGCATGGGcactttaaatgaaaatgtaaaaaaaaatcactgccAGCAGAACACCCATTGGGAGATTCTGTGTATTCTTATATTCCAAACACAGTTTGTAAATCACAGTTAATGGTCTTAGGGCATCTACTCCGATTCTCTGTTTTTATCAACttcaacattgtacctataGAACAATGACAGGATAAGATTAGATAAGGGGACCATTAGCAATGTTTTTGATGGACTTTGTTTCGGTCAGATTGATATACCCAAACCTATGTAGCAGTCATCCACACTACTATGATTATAAGTGGTTATAGGTCAGACCACTTGGCTGTTACATAGTTTTGGTGGCAGCGAAACTCTGTCATTCGGTTATGTTTATGCTCCCCGCATGAAACGGAGGGGGAGTGGGcaatatagtgttacccatgtccgaCAAGACAATCACATGATCTGCTGCTgcaatcctcaccaaactgtgggGGTGTTGagtggcagcgggggcatttacgtcgtacagacattttctagttcaATTTTAGATAACAAGCGTAACTTGTATGCGAGTTGAAActacatatcaatataatttcGGGACTTTATTGACTGAAAATAACGGTTAGCCAAATATATGTGCTTTAGGTCCACATATTTTGAGTAAATAGCTTTTAAAGGTATGTATCAGAATATCTGGCAAGTGCTGATGAGGTTAGACTCTGTCAGATTACTCGATTACAAGCAACTCATTTGTTCAGTAGTCAAATGTCAAACAGCGAATCAAATGTTAAGAATgggatattatatatatatatgtagttacaCAAATCGTGGATTCTATGGATAGACTGAGTATAGAGATGTAGAACTCCACCTGTGGAGTCTCGTTAGCTTGCTACCTTTCATTTGAGAAATACCTGATATATGTTGGTTAACCAATGGTATGGAGGAGTAGTGACCTTTGTATTTTCAAACGAGAAGTAAAGATGCTTTCAGTAGATTTCATTAGAGGGAATGATGGAAAGGTGGATTCCTAAGGAATTGTGAAA contains the following coding sequences:
- the LOC117335439 gene encoding uncharacterized protein LOC117335439, translating into MAKFAMDTGVVMRFLGFAQLQKGTSAHIMEVLQQFLDAKGVEFDQMRFIALDGRNTMSGVQTGLQRRVRHQNPFVVYVNCRNHRLALCMAHLIKRFPLLQDVDGVLISLWKMFEFSPQKMAVFKHIQAVYGKTPMAITRAAATRWLSHLQASSRFISRYTCILDTLDSLYEERREPDIMGVRQSVTIKSVVATILLLTDILKPVNLLSLYLQEEHIRFTMLPSYVKNTTDHLHSLKDTYQQHIEGNNLSEMDAEFSKISDLFSEIDDRTTLAMRRRGNRGQNLTGEDFLREKGIPLVYDLINEIEDAFNTGMPVLGYFGFFDPQNLPESMTDIEEYGKGFHCMSVLQCYCSQCYCSV